The Kwoniella dejecticola CBS 10117 chromosome 6, complete sequence sequence TCAGAAAGACAGAATGATCCGACCTATAAATGACCCCGCTTAGCATGGCCGCATGTTCACATAAATGCGAAAACTTACTTTCTTGGTGGCAAGATCGGGCAACCATTTTTCCTGGATCTCTTTTGAGCCGTATAATCGCAGAACAGTATTACACAGCGTATTATGTACATCGCAGAGTACAGCTACAGAAGGATCTACTCGAGCGAGTTCCTAATCCACGGCAAGACGGATGAAGTCGAGTCAGCTGTCAGTTTATGTCGCGGTGTCAATGAATCCATTTGACAACTACTGACCTCGACGGCGATGATGGCACCTGTGAAACTCATCTCTGATCCACTCATATCCGCACTAGTCTCGATTCCCATCAACTAGAAGCGTCGTAGGTATATGAGCTACCGGGATACTACGTTGAGTCCTGGCGAATAGCTTACTCCATTATCGAACAGCCCTTGAATGATCTCAggatccatcttctcctcttcgtccatcttAGACACCTTCGGAGCGATCACGTCCTCGGCGAATCGTCGAACTGTCTCTCGAAGCAtgttctcttcttctgtccaGTTCCATAATGACAGGGGAGTATCTATAGCTGGTCTAGTGATTTCTTGTACGCCCAAGCGCACGGAGGTGTTGGACAAGGCTCGCAGAGCGTGGGTTCTGGGTAAAGTAGCTCGAGGCAGGGAGCGGAGGGAGCGGGTCAACATTGTGGAAAGTATGGTCTATGGTAtgagatcagatcagaaagaGCTTCATAAAATATCGTTGGGCTGATGCGGTACTGTTGATTCAATCaattgatcagatcaggtcagatcagattgaaCGATTGAACCAGCCAATACAAGTCACGTTGAGCTGCAATGCTGCAGTGCTGTTCATGTGGACAAGCAAGACAACGGGCGGATCATAACCGGCAATAGATACAACAGATTTACCCGAATGTGTTATTCAGCCCACCACTTAAGATGTCTGTTTTTCCCCGCATTTGAACACGTGCGTGACGTCAACAAAGAACGCATTACCCCGCATCAACTTTCTCACAGACGACGTTGACCACCGATAGTGACTATGCGAAGACCTCCGAGCTGCTCTCAAGGACAATTGCCATTGTTCTGCTGCTTCCAAGAAGTCATCTTTCAGGCATTCCAGCCATCCAATTCCAGCTCCGATAGAGTGTACACAGCCAAAGtagaagaacgagatgacTCATCTACTAGCGATAAATTgcggatcatcctccatcaAAGGTAAATTATTCGGCATACCAAAGTCGAAATCCGACCCACTCGAGCCGCAATCCTCTTTGGAGGTGGTCAACATCGGATCAAAAGATGAAaaagtcaagatcaagataaCATGGGAGGAAGGCAAGGGAGAGAATTTGAcggaagaaggcaagaatgGGGATGAAGTTGATTGTAAGTCTTGCGTGTTTCACTCTCCCATCGTGTTCATTTGCTTAGAATGCGAtttggtcaagctgatatgctGTATGCTGTGACACAGACGAATCACTTATCCCTTTCTTACTTGATCATCTGACTTCTTCAGCGAGtaatctgaagaaggaagacatcAAATATGTCACTCACAGAATGTGGGTTCAGCTGTGCACTCAATGATCTTGATTATTACGGCGCAGCTGATGTTCATGCGATAGTGTACATGGTGGGGCTCATACGAAGGGGATCATAGTGACTAAAGAGCATGAAGAGGCtttggaagagatggataaGCTATCTGAATTTGCTCCTTTACATGTAAGCTACCGCATTGTCTCTTTCCGCGATTCCACATGAGCTTATATTGAAATACTGTAGAATCACCATGCCGTAGTAGCTGTTCGGTCCGTGCTTGATGCTCTGCCCAATCATACCTCTTTGATGGTGTTCGACACCCTCTTCCACGTAAGCTTCTGATGGTTGATCATGGATAGTCATCTGAGCGGGAGGCCAGAGCTTAAAGCCATGTGCAGGCGACGATACCAGAAGAAGTGTATACATACGCACTTCCCCCTCCGGACCGAGAACAAGTTATGCCACTGAGAAAAGTAAGCAGGTCAGCTGCTGGCCTCGAGAACAAGGGTTGAGCTGATCTACTGCTTGGTGCAGTATGGATTCCACGGATTGTCTTACGCTTCGATCGTGCAATCCATGGCCCAACATCTAGGtaaaaaggaggaagatgtgaatATCGTTGTGGCTCATCTTGGAAGTGGAGCTTCCGCATGCTGCATCAAGGGCGGGCAATCGATAGATACCAGTGAGCTAGCTTAGCAATGCTGCCGTGCAATGGCTGACTTGAATCATTGTGCTCAGCTATGGGTCTGACTCCGCTCGAAGGTTTGATTGGCGGAACACGTTCAGGGACGATAGATCCGACGGCGATCTTTCACTTGACTGCTAATCCAGCAGAGGGAGTCGACTTTAAGGACTATACCGTATCGAAAGCTGAGATCTTGTTGAACAAGTAAGCAGCCTCGGTCTCTTCCATGCCTTTGCAGTCTTGCTCGTCGCTGATGAGATGACTCCATCTAGGAAATCCGGGTTGGCAGCATTAGCAGGAACGACCAACTTCGGAACTATCATCTCTCGACTAGATCCCTCAAATTGCGGTAAAGAAGAACACGAAAAAGCCGTTCTAGCGTACAAAGTATACCTTGATAGGTTGATGAACTATATCTCGCAATATCTCTTCAAGTTATTATCGCAATTACCCATAGATAAGATAGACGGTGTAGTATTTTCTGGAGGGATAGGGGAGAAAGGATCCAAGTTACGTGAAGATGCTTTGACAAAGCTTAGCTGGCTTGGAGCGGAGATTGATAAGGGTAAGAATGATGGGAAACATGCGGGAAAAGTTACGGAGATCACGACGGAGGGAAGTAAGTTGAAAGGATGGGTTGTGGAGACGGACGAGGAGGGATGGAGCGCTAAACTCGCACGCGATGAATTTGGGTTCTAATCGGGTCAAGTCGGCGTGGATCGTGGCAGATAGGTAGACGTATGCATATTGGACAATGGAGATATCTTGCCAAGCAGCATTTTGTGAAGAAATGCATGAGCAGAAGTACCCactcttgaccttgacccACTTCTAAGGAGTCGAATTCGGCCATTGACCAGCGAGTTAGGGTATATCTGCGCCGGTGTAAGTGTACCCGGAAATTACGCTATATCACTAGAAATTTCAATTGATCACCTGACAACTTGTTCTGTTTTTGTTTGTGATATTCAAGTTCACTTCTCTCTTCGTACTCCCCTTTgcattcctttcctttgctttTTAGTCCGCACCTTAGTCTAGCCTAAGAATGTTGATTGACTCTCCGTAATACCCGGCATTTGACATTCTGATCTGCACAACTCTTCATCCTCGCGGCTCAGGCAGCGTCATACGATCTATCCCTATATATTCGCTCCTTGTCATCCCCCAACATCTATGGTTTCGGCATCATGCGATCGATAACCACTTTGATCCAACCTGTTGCTTCGTCTTCCAAGACAAGCATACGTCCAACAGCTCATCGAATACTATCTCGGCGTCAtctttctcaatctcattctgcaaatacaaatacaaatacagcAACACCTCCTATACCTCTTCCTAACGGCTATACATTCTATCCCAATCACAACGATACTCCATTCGGCGAGATGTCTCCCGCTGCAACTCAACCTCAGGCTAGGGCTGATCAGATATATCAATCCACTATACCTGCTCCGCACTTACCGCGAATGTCCGTGTTTCACTACTTGTTCCCCTTCAAGAAATACAAGTCGAAGCACCGGACAAGGTTCTATTATTACCCGGAACCCAATCTGGAGAAACCGAGCTTCGTCGATGGTCTCACAGGCAGGTTCTTAACGCggaaagaggtagaggaaaAAGCTAAATCCCTGGCGACGGGTTTGAAAGCCAAGGGAATAGGACGAGAGGAGATAGGATGTATTTTCGGGATGAACAGCGTGGAATGGGTGGTGGCTTGTTTTGGCGTGCAGGCGCTGGGCGCGATTGTCAGTCCGGCGAATTATGCTTAGTGAGTTGGATCCGGATTAagtttgagtctgagtctgagcctAAGTCTGGTCTGTGGGGTCCGTGATCGGTCGATGTGGACAGAACAGGGGCGAGTGAACGACAACAAAAGGGGATgggggaagggggagggTGTGGGGGGGGAAAcctgaggaagaggaaggactAGCGGGGTGGGATAAGTGGTCAAAGTGCGGGATAGGGGAGAGAGGCGGAAGGAGATGAGGCGAGAATAGGGAGTAGAGAGAGCGAAAAACTAAGTCTGAGCGAAACGACGGCCAAATGGAGACCGGAGTATCTGCAAGATATGTCGAAAACAGGCGGATCGGAAATCGGTCCTCATCGACAGACCGAGCACCAGCTGATCAAAAAAATCTGTCCTGCTCTCCAGCCAACCAGCCGAGCTATTACATCAACTCAAAGACTCGACcgcctccttcgccttcgtaCAACCGTCCCTTCTACCAGTCTTCATGAAAGCCCTCGAAGCCGACCCAGCAGTAAATCTATCAGATAACAAGATCTTCCTCTTATGCGACAAGGCCGAGAAAGACACGctcaaggcgaaaggcgGCGTCGAGGCAGAATGGATGGACAGGTTCTTATGCCTTGAAGAGCTGTACGAGAAGCCCGGAACTCCCAAACGATTCCAGGACGGTATGGAAGAACGCACGGCCTACCTTTGTTATTCTAGCGGAACGACgggtaaagggaaaggcGTAGAGACCAGTCATCATAATATAACGAGTCAGGTTCAAGCGTTGAATTGTTCTTATGAGCCGATCAAATACAAGGATGTCATTTTGGCTATGTTGCCTTTCAGTCACATCTATGGTCTTACTGTGTGAGCGACTTTCGTTCTGGACTTGTCATCCAATTTGCTGACCGAGAATGGCACGTAGTACGATCCACCACCCGTTGACGGTAAATGGTACCGTGGTAATCTTACCTCGTTTCGAGGAGATAGCTTTCCTCGAAGCTGTCCAGAAGGTAAGTCGAGTTCATTCTTTGGTCCGGCCAAGTGTTGCATGCATCTAACTtgctgatatcgatgcgAACTCATCGAAATGTACAGTTCAAAGTCACATGGGCATTAGTAGTTCCTCCAATGCTGATCGCTTTACTCCACTCGCCAAACGTCGCAAAATACGATATCTCCTCTATCCGGGGCTTCATGTCCGGTGCTGCACCCCTCTCAGCCGACTTGGTACAGGCCTTCGAAGCGAAATTCCCCCACATCAAAGTTACTCAGGGATACGGTCTGACCGAGACTTCCCCCGTGGCGCACGTGATGAATATCGAGGAATCCCGCGGGAAGGGTAGGAGCGGTAAGATAGGTAGACTGATGCCTACGTACCAGGCCAGGCTGGTCGATCAGACCGCAGGTAAAGATGTGGAACCCCTGGATAGGGGGGAGTTGTGGTTGAGAGGACCGAGCGTTATGAAAGGTTATTGGCGGAATCCTAGTGCTACGGCGGAAGTCTTTGCCCCGGGAGGATGGTATAAGACTGGTGATGTTGCTACGATTGATAAAGAGGGATATTTCTCGTGAGTCGTCACTATACTACCTTATGTCTTCAACCTTTAATATAGCTTCGGTGGTGGATGTTCAAAAGTGCGTGTCAGCTGGAATTCAGACTGACTTTGGTTTGGATATTGATTGTCAATAGGATTGTCGATCGAGTTaaggaattgatcaaatACAAAGGATTCCAAGTACCTCCTGCAGAGTTGGAAGCATTGCTTCTTACGCATCCGGAGGTGACTGATGTAGGGGTGATTGGAGTATACTCGAAGGAACAAGCGACGGAATTACCTAGGTGCGTTGAACTCTCTGACCTTCACTCGATATTTGGCGGATTGTGACATCTAAATCAACCTAGAATGTGTAGAAGGTCTGGGCTGATATTCAGGTTTTGATTGAATAGAGCATACGTCGTACCGAAAGGAGGACTCGCTTCTTTGCCCACACCAGAATCCAAGCAAGCATTCTCCGCCAAGATACAAGAATGGGCAGCCAGTAAAGTATCCAACCAAAAGAGATTGCGAGGCGGAGTGATCTTGATTGACGTGATACCCAAATCGCCCAGTGGGAAAATCCTGAGGAAGGATCTGAGGGCTATGAGCGtgaaggcagaggaagaaagggtaCAGAGTGGAAGAGTAGCTAAATTATGATTGCTTTCAATCGGTCGACGCAAAGGGGTCTTAAGGGTTTAAAGTATCGTCTCTGTTGTAGTACATATCGTACTTACGCACGTACGCGCATATCGAATTCTCCATATGTATACTATGAACACTTCTGCTACAACTCACAATGTTGACCTGTTAACCGAAGTCGAGGTTGTCATCATCGTAATCATAATCATATCCATCAGAGCATTCTTTCCCGCTTCACTCGACTATACAATACATACACGAGCGTTGACATGTTGATACTGATATTGCGCTGTATATATGTTCGTTATACACACTACACTCATCATGTAGCGTACGGGTAAATCGGTAACATCATCGAGATCGGTCTCACAGAGTTCACCGATATCACCGAATCAACTACTCCTTCGGGGATACCACCACACcccgtctttctccttgacgaCCCTCACGAACTTAGCTACGAGCTTATCCCTTGCTTTCACATCCCCGTCGCGCGTCAGTCCTTTCAGGAAAGGCAAGATATCTTCCGGACTCCATTTTTGCCTGGTCAAGAACAGGTCGGCGAATCGCTGGGCCGGTTGAAGAGGTAAGGACGCCAAAGAGAAATGAGTGATTagtggagaaggggatgagaAAGTTAGGGAGGTCATGGGTGCTGGCGAGATTAGGTATTCTCCCTAAGTATAAAACGAATTTTGGAATTACACCAGTATTAGTAACGATATCGGAATTGGAATCAAGACCAATACCAGAATCgatagcaatagcaatatCAAATCGTTGAGCCAGAGCACCATGGCTCAGCGTGATGTTGGAGGTATAAAAGCGtggatgatggattttgGCTTAGGAGGAGGAAAAACAGCTCACTCACCTCCAACAACTTGATATCAACTTCATCCCCAAATTCTTCAcctacttcctccttccaCTCCCGCTCAAACTCgtccaatttcttctcgcGTACACCTAGTAAAAGCCCATTCCCTATACACTTGACGATCCGCTTGATATCGCATTTCCAGTTGAGCCCATTCTCGTCCTGATCCGGCGATATGTGGCCGAACAATCTAAGCACTCT is a genomic window containing:
- a CDS encoding acetate kinase, translated to MTHLLAINCGSSSIKGKLFGIPKSKSDPLEPQSSLEVVNIGSKDEKVKIKITWEEGKGENLTEEGKNGDEVDYESLIPFLLDHLTSSASNLKKEDIKYVTHRIVHGGAHTKGIIVTKEHEEALEEMDKLSEFAPLHNHHAVVAVRSVLDALPNHTSLMVFDTLFHATIPEEVYTYALPPPDREQVMPLRKYGFHGLSYASIVQSMAQHLGKKEEDVNIVVAHLGSGASACCIKGGQSIDTTMGLTPLEGLIGGTRSGTIDPTAIFHLTANPAEGVDFKDYTVSKAEILLNKKSGLAALAGTTNFGTIISRLDPSNCGKEEHEKAVLAYKVYLDRLMNYISQYLFKLLSQLPIDKIDGVVFSGGIGEKGSKLREDALTKLSWLGAEIDKGKNDGKHAGKVTEITTEGSKLKGWVVETDEEGWSAKLARDEFGF